The segment ACGAACTCGACTGCCGTTTGCGCCAAGCGAGGGAGCATCTCGACCGGCTTGATCGTCGCGGTAACTTGATCGTTATCAATCCAGGTTTCGATTTGTCGCGCGTGGTGAAAACCATGGAACTCATCGAAGCCGCCCCGATCAATCGGACCATGCGTGACGCGGGCGCCGACCGGAACGGCGTCTTCTATTTTTTTGCCGTCAAACAACATGCCGAGATGCCATTTGCCGATGATCGCCGTGTGGTAACCTTGTAGGTGCAGCAGCTTTGCCACCGTCAGGCGATCGGCCGCGATCAACGACTCGCCTCCGGTGAGAACGCCTGATTGCAGACGTGTACGAAACGCATACCGCCCCGTCATCAGACCGTAGCGGGTTGGCGTGCAGACCGACGAACCGCTATGAGCGTCGGTGAAGATCATCCCGCTCGCTGCGATTGCGTCGAGTCGCGGAGTCGGAATCTTGCCGCGAGTCGGATTCAGGCATTGCAATTCGCCAAATCCAAGATCGTCCGCCAGCATGACGACGATATTGGGACGAAGCAGCGCAGACTCTTCGGCGGCCAGAGGCGTTGCCAGCGCCGTCAGGCAAAACGCCGTCAATACTTTCCAAGTGGGGCGATTCATGAGCGCGTTGGTCCAAGCGGTTCGGGGCGTTGTTGGGTTTCCCCCCAGCCTACTCGCTACGTCCGCAGAAAGAAATTGTGCGGCGTCGTTTCCGGCGCCCGAAAACTTGTCGCGCGGGCCGTCGCTTACGCGAAGTCGGGGCCGACGATGATCTTTTGGGCCTGGGGCAGGGTAGTGAATGTGAACTCGTGTCCGACGACCATCTCGCCATCAACGGAGAACTCGAACTCCTGTTCGCTGCGGAGGCGAATCTTGCTCGCTTGACGATGGAAGACCGACGGGTGCTCCAGGTAGGCGCCTTGCAGGAAGCTGGCGGCGATGGAACCGAGTTCAATCAGGCTTTCCCCTTGGAGGCCGGTCACCTCCAGAAGTCCATCGTCCACTTTCGCACGTGGCGCCACTTCAACTCCGCCGCCGACCGTCCGTCCGTTGGCGATCGTCAGCGTCCAGAGATCGATTGAAAACGGATCGGCGTCATCGAGCCACATCTGCAACTGGTACTTTTCGATCTCCGGCAGCGCTTCCAAACTGCAACGCGCATAAGCGAATGGTCCCCAGAATTGTTTTACCTCGTCGCTGACGCGCTCTTCGACTTTGCGTTGATTGCCGCCGGCGGCGACGTTGATGAACCAGCGCGATTCACCGTCATGGTCGAGCTGGATGACGTCGACGTCAGCGGTTTGACCAGCGCGAATCGCGTCAATGGCGGCGAGCGGATCGGGGGGATAGCCGAGCGAGCGGACGAAGTCGTTGCCGGTACCGAGCGGCACGACGGCCAGCGTCGGGCGAGTTTCGCCGGAGTGGAGATGGTGAATGATGCCGCTGATCCCGCCATCGCCGCCGGCGACGATCACCAGGTCTTCGTCGGCGACGTGCTCGAGACAGCGGCAGGCGTCCTCGAACGACTCCGTTTCATGAAACGAGTCGCCGGCCAGGGCGATCAACTCGGCTTTCGCTTCGGCGGCAGCGGCGCCTTGGCGAGCGTTGCGATTCCAGATGACGACGTAGCGGCGCATCGATACTTCCTAGAACGGGGAGAGAACCTTTTCCCCTGTTCTAGAGCAGATTGGGCGCCAAACAGCGCGGCGCCGATTCTGTGCGAGAATCAGACGCCGCTATTGGTGGAAATTGATCGTCGGGCGATCGAAGTTCGGGCGAAGTGATCGCCAGACGATCAATGCAAGATCTTTTGCAGAATAGCGCCGTGCCCGATGCGGACTTTCGGCTCTTCCGGCGTTTCGGCGGCGATCGCTTGCTTGGGGCTGATCGCCAGCGCAACCCAACCGTCGTACAGGGCGAGTTGCGTCAACTCGAACTGCTCCAGCCGCTTGTCGTCGGCGACTTGCGGCGGAATGATCGGAAGGGAACGTTGCTTGGAAAAGACCTTGGCGAAGACCCCACGTAGCGCGATTTGTCCGCCGAAGCCAAGCTCCGAACCGTCGAGTTTGATCGTGCCTTCGCGGACCAACTCGGCACGCAAGCCGTTGATCTGCGGCGCGTAAGAAACGAAGACGCGGAAGTTGCGATAGACGCGTGAGCCGCTGGTGAGTTCGGCGATCGCGATCGACATTTCGACCTTGCCGTCCTGGATCCGAATCTCGATCGGGTTCTCGTCGGCGAAGACGACTTCGACCCCTTCCGGAAGTTGATCGAGCAAGGCTCCTTCGGTCGGCGGCAGACGCGATTCGATTTTGCGAACGACCTCATCGAGCGAATAGCGGCGGCCGGCCAGTTTCAATTGGCGAACGCTGTTGTTAAGGCTCGACTCGTGCAGCTGGAGACTGAGAGCGGCGTCCTCGAAAGCGACCGGACGAGGCGTGTGCGCGGCAAGTTGCATGTCGCCGGCGATGCGGAAGCGGCCGATCAGTTGATCTTCGGTGGTGTTCATGTCGATGACGGCCGGCGAGAGCCCCATCTCACGCAGCGGATCGACTGCCAGGCTGACGAGTTTGTCTTGCCAGACGTCGACTTTGTCGTTGAGCCCGGCGTCGAGCTGCTGGATCGCGTTTTGTTCGACTTTCCGCTCGACCACATGGCGAGCTTCCAGTTGCTTCGCTTCCGATTGATTGCGAGCGACGGAGCGGACGATCGAACCGATGAGCGGCACGTCGTCGTAATCGGTACGCAGGCCGTTGATGCCGGTCGACGTTTGGGCCGATGCGGTCGCCGGCGAAACCCAGAAGCCAAGCGGATTGACGACGAGCTGCTTCGACGCGTAGTAGTGCGAGCGACCATGGTTGAAGACGGTCACCGGGCCGGAGCTGCTCGAGGTGTTGCTATCGACCACGCCGATGACGTCCAGCTGCACGCGCCATTGATTCGGATCAGGCGAAAGTCGCAGCTTCAAATCGGTTTCGCGGCGACTGCGTCCCAGGACGCGATTTCCCAGGATGTGATCGTCGACATCTTGTTCGGCCGGCTCCATCTGCGGCAGGAGCGCGTCGAGCAGCGATGAAGTGACCGCGATGCGACAGTTGGCGTTGCGGTAGTGTCCGTTAATCCGGTCGGCCAGCTCGACCACTTCGGGGTTGTCGCTGTAGTGCAACGAGAGGCAGTAATCGGCCAGACGCGTCGCGTCGTCGGAGGTCAGGGTCGATTCAAATCGTTCGATCTGCGAAAGGGCGGTCGCCAACGAAACGTCTTCCGCCGCCCATTCGATCAGCTCCTGCTGGAAAGGTTCAAACGGAGCGCTAGCGAGCAGCTTTTGTTGCGCCTCGTCGAGTTCGGTCGAATTCATCCGCTGCAGGACCTTGCGGGCCAGCTTGCGTCGTTCCAGTTCGGGATAGCCGAGCGACATCGCGTCTCGAATGTGATCGAGCATCAGAAAGTCGTTCCAGCTGAGGAGCTGACCGCCGACGCGCAGTTCTTGTTCGACGCCTGCCAGCGGAGTCGCCATCAGCTCGGGATTCAGCGACGGGCGTTTGGCGCCAACGACCGACTGAGCGCACGCATGGAGCGGACGCCAGATCGCGAGTCGTCGCTGCAGGGCGAAGCCGACTTGCAGCATATCGGTCCGCTTCCAGGAATAGCCGAGTTGTTCGGCCAGCGTGGATGCGTCGTTATGGATCACCACCAGTTCGTCGAGGATTTCGCCTGACTCGTTCGATTCGAGTGGGAGTCCTTCCAGCTTGTTCAGGGCGCCGTCGAGTCGCGCCGCCCAGGCTTCGCACTCGGGGTGAACCGCCACGCGGGCGACCAATGCTTTCAGTTGGGGCGTCGGCGGCCAGACTTCGCCCAGCGGCTTGGCAGGCGCCAGAGGCTGGGTGATGACCAGCGGGGCTCGCTGCGGCGCTTCTTCGGGGCGAACGGTCGCCGAGGCTCGCGGCAACGTCGGCAGCACCGGATCCGGCGTTTCGACGCGCGGAGCAGGCATCGCCAGCAGCGGTTCGACCGGCTGCATTTCTTCCGACGACGACGGCGACAGATCGAGCGAGAATTGCTTTTCGACGCGGGGGGCCAATTCGGCCTCCAGCGGACGCGTGTGCGGATCGGCTAGGGTCGGTCCCATTTGGGCGACCTGGGCTGGCGGCTGGGCGAGAGTCGGTTCTCCCTCGATCCGCGTTATCGGGAAGGTCGGAGTTGGTTCTTCCTTGGCAGGGGTCGGAGCTGGGGCTGGCGCAGCCGGCTTCGCTTCCGCTAAACGTGAAGCGGAACTGGGTGCTGCGGATTGCTGCCAAAGCCAGGGAGAGGCTGCGCTGAGCCCTAGCAACAATACGCCGTACGCCCAATAGGCCGGATGGAGGATTTGGGGATTCCGCCTAGAAGTCACCGTGGTATGACCCTCGAGAAGTGGCTTGTGCGCTGCGAGTCCGTAAAGGGACGTACCCCTAAAATCGGATTCTCCGCTCGCGTAGTGAAATCCGATTCGCGCAAACGGTACCGCGCGGCGGGCTTTTTTCACAAGCGAAGTAAACTTGCGCGCGACGCTAGCTGGCCAACTCGCTCCAATCGCGCAAGATTCCAACCACGGCTGGCGGATACTCGCGGACATCCCACGCTGCGGCGTGGGGGAGGCTAGCAAAGTCGAAACGCTGATCCGACTCGACCACGAAGACGCTCTCCAGCGGCGCCGCCGCTAGCAGCGTGCTAATCAGCGTCAGCATGTCGTCCGCCTGACTGATGAACAGCTCGTAGGGCGGGCTGCAAAAGACAACCCAGGGGGTGTCGTCAAACTTGGGCAAGCGTTTCGCCCAAAAGAAGGTGTTCGCCGCGAAGAGCTGGGAACGTTCGCCCAGTCCCAGGTTATCCAGGTTTTGGCGGACGAGTCGCGAGGTCGGGATGTGACGCTCGATAAAGGTGGCGCTGACGGCGCCGCGACTGAGCGCTTCGATCCCCAGCGCGCCGGTCCCGGCGAACAGGTCGATCGCGTGCTTCCCTTTGATGGACGGCCCGACCAGGTTGAAGACCGAGGCGCGAACCCGCTCCTTCATCGGGCGAGTCACGTCTTCGCCGGAGTAAAGGAGCTTTTTGTTCTTCAGCTCGCCGCCGATGATGCGGATCGGCGCATCCAAACGGAGCTCTTTCCCGCCAGAGGCTGGCTTCGACTTTGGTTTCGGTTTCCCAGGGCGGCTTGGCATTCGGCTACAATCAAACGCAGAGACGTCAAAACAATCCGATCAGACGACCAGAATCTGGGGCCGCCGTCAACCGGTTCCGCCCCACGGAAAACCTCATGAGCGACGCCGAGCCGATCAGCGAACTGGAGAAAGAGATTCAGCGACACCGTCGCGCCCAGATCTTGTCGGTGGCGATCGGCAATGGAGCGACGCTGCTGATGCTAATTGGGCTGATGATGCAGTGGAGCATGCTGGCGGTCGGGGGAGCGCTGACGACCGCGATTTGCTTCGTCTCGATTCTGTGGCGCGGCTGGAAGTCGGCCGCGGCGGCGAAGAAGCTCGATCAGAGCCGCCAAGAAAAAACCCCGGCCTGAAAGGGCGAGGCGGAACACCCTTACAGGCCATTGGGGTCGAACTTCTGGCCCAGGCAAAGGCCGAAGTATCAGCGAAAGGTGAGCCTGGCCGCAGCCAGACTCACCATGACATTTCTCACTAGGCGCCGTGGGTAACGGCTCCGGAAGTCGAGGACGCAGTCGCCGGGCTGCCGCCAGGGGTGCCGCCGAGCGATTCCGAGACCAAGTGCGGCGGGTAGGCGTACATACCGTGTTCGGTGATGTCCAGACCCTTGATTTCTTCTTCCGCCGGAACGCGAAGCCCAATGGTGAACTTCAGGAGGAGGAAGATGATCAAGCTGGTGCCGAAGGCCCAACCGAAGGCCGACGCGACGCCGATCGCTTGCGTGATCAGCTGAGCAGGACCGCCGCCGGTCAGGATACCGACGTCGCCAGCCCACAGACCGATCGCCAGGGTACCCCAGGCGCCGCAGACGCCGTGTACCGAGACGGCGCCGACCGGGTCGTCAATTTTGATCTTGTCGAAGAAGACGCAGCTGAAGACCACGATCATGCCGGCGATCAAACCGGTGATCGAGGCGTAAACCGGCGACATGATATCGCAG is part of the Blastopirellula sediminis genome and harbors:
- a CDS encoding RsmD family RNA methyltransferase, whose protein sequence is MDAPIRIIGGELKNKKLLYSGEDVTRPMKERVRASVFNLVGPSIKGKHAIDLFAGTGALGIEALSRGAVSATFIERHIPTSRLVRQNLDNLGLGERSQLFAANTFFWAKRLPKFDDTPWVVFCSPPYELFISQADDMLTLISTLLAAAPLESVFVVESDQRFDFASLPHAAAWDVREYPPAVVGILRDWSELAS
- a CDS encoding diacylglycerol/lipid kinase family protein, with translation MRRYVVIWNRNARQGAAAAEAKAELIALAGDSFHETESFEDACRCLEHVADEDLVIVAGGDGGISGIIHHLHSGETRPTLAVVPLGTGNDFVRSLGYPPDPLAAIDAIRAGQTADVDVIQLDHDGESRWFINVAAGGNQRKVEERVSDEVKQFWGPFAYARCSLEALPEIEKYQLQMWLDDADPFSIDLWTLTIANGRTVGGGVEVAPRAKVDDGLLEVTGLQGESLIELGSIAASFLQGAYLEHPSVFHRQASKIRLRSEQEFEFSVDGEMVVGHEFTFTTLPQAQKIIVGPDFA